From one Butyricimonas faecihominis genomic stretch:
- a CDS encoding S9 family peptidase produces MRKYIVLLYSLLFLGIADCISQKKPLDMEAYKLWRRVEGQQMSEDGKWVTYRFVYIDQEGHDKDVPVTYLRDMTSGKVYEFPNVREMSFFNQGKGLRYVVQPSPLDTLKERKDSLFLLSLKDMKKTYWDKPYGFRESPHSPLISYSYPIDRDGKNRALRRLIVWNFETGDSVRIDSVENYFSTDDYKSVVYIRNHNGKKSLRVGLVKGKHQVIYDDEKAIVTNFSLNRGGLKGVFSVASDSSYLREPDLLYTFSVVDGKYRLVMDTKEVVVSDEYKVRGGIYSVFNNGKYIFVDVGLQQQEERKPKAKPDKSFELELWKWDDEVSQSRQSYGLGGDRRKMPKYVYHVDSKKCVLVAPSHIDQMYQPSCDEYRYVIIADETPYRGLADWRDEVTADLYLVSLETGERTLLFKDFRQRPVWSPNGKYAMLYHAEKKVWYKLNPETGELTDVSTPIGFAVYNEEHDLPKPAVPYGIAGWLAGGDQVVLYDKYDMWVVDLTGKQPTYSLTNGWGREHGISLRLLKANREMRWINPKQNILVHGLDRETLDQGVYVLTPNRKVKKLMSGAYDLYFNQQSENGKFYLFTRQSYTEFRELWWSKNDFTRPVRITNTNPQQENYLWGSVQLVEWTNFEGKPNRGLLYLPENYDLTKRYPVIVNFYETHTGDLHTYQLPSLSSAMINTVTYVSNGYVVFMPDVHFTVGAPGESCYNAVVSGTQMLIDRGIADKDRIGVQGHSWSGYQVAYLVTRTNMFKCASPGAAVSNMVSAYTGIRTGSGMPRMFMYEETQSRMGKTLWDDPEAYIKNSPIFYADKIQTPLLIFHCDGDEAVPYSEGLNLFLAMRRLHKPAWLLNYKGDRHFLYNKAAEIDWTIRLQQFFDYYLKDTPMPRWMKEGINVNERGVDQKYDFVK; encoded by the coding sequence ATGAGAAAATATATTGTATTATTATACAGTCTGTTATTTCTTGGAATAGCAGATTGTATATCTCAAAAAAAGCCTCTGGATATGGAGGCTTATAAATTATGGCGAAGAGTTGAGGGGCAACAGATGTCAGAAGATGGCAAATGGGTGACTTATCGCTTTGTTTATATAGATCAAGAAGGACATGATAAAGATGTGCCTGTTACTTATTTACGTGACATGACATCTGGTAAGGTGTATGAGTTCCCCAATGTTCGAGAGATGAGTTTTTTTAATCAAGGAAAGGGATTGAGATACGTGGTGCAGCCCTCTCCGCTTGATACGTTGAAAGAGAGAAAAGATTCTCTTTTTTTGTTATCCTTGAAGGATATGAAAAAAACTTATTGGGATAAGCCTTATGGTTTTCGAGAGTCTCCTCATTCTCCTCTGATTTCTTATTCTTATCCGATTGATCGAGATGGAAAGAATCGGGCTCTTCGTCGGTTGATTGTTTGGAATTTTGAAACTGGGGATTCTGTACGAATAGATAGCGTGGAAAATTATTTTTCAACAGACGATTATAAATCAGTGGTTTATATTCGGAATCATAACGGAAAGAAATCTTTACGAGTTGGTCTGGTAAAAGGGAAACATCAGGTTATTTATGATGATGAAAAAGCTATTGTTACTAATTTCTCTCTGAACCGAGGGGGGCTGAAGGGAGTGTTCTCGGTAGCTTCAGATTCTTCATATTTGAGAGAGCCGGATTTATTATACACGTTTTCAGTTGTTGATGGGAAGTATCGGTTGGTGATGGACACTAAAGAGGTGGTTGTATCGGACGAATATAAAGTTCGAGGGGGGATTTATTCTGTTTTCAACAATGGAAAATATATATTTGTGGACGTGGGATTACAGCAACAGGAAGAACGGAAGCCGAAAGCGAAACCGGATAAGAGTTTTGAGTTGGAGTTGTGGAAATGGGATGATGAAGTTTCACAGAGTAGGCAGTCGTATGGATTAGGGGGAGATAGACGAAAAATGCCTAAATACGTGTACCACGTGGATTCGAAAAAATGTGTATTGGTGGCTCCCTCTCATATAGATCAGATGTATCAGCCGAGTTGTGACGAGTATCGTTATGTTATTATTGCAGATGAAACTCCTTATCGGGGACTTGCGGATTGGCGAGATGAAGTAACGGCAGACTTGTATTTAGTGAGTTTGGAAACGGGTGAACGGACATTATTATTTAAAGATTTTCGGCAACGGCCCGTGTGGAGTCCGAATGGAAAATATGCCATGCTGTATCATGCCGAAAAGAAGGTATGGTATAAGTTGAACCCGGAAACGGGAGAATTGACAGATGTTTCGACACCGATAGGATTTGCCGTGTATAACGAGGAGCATGATCTACCCAAACCTGCGGTTCCTTATGGTATTGCAGGTTGGTTGGCAGGTGGAGATCAAGTTGTCCTGTATGATAAATATGATATGTGGGTGGTGGATCTTACTGGTAAGCAACCCACGTATTCATTAACGAATGGATGGGGACGTGAACATGGTATTTCTTTGCGTTTGTTGAAAGCGAATCGAGAGATGCGTTGGATTAACCCCAAGCAGAATATTTTAGTGCATGGTTTAGATCGTGAAACATTGGATCAAGGAGTTTACGTGTTGACTCCTAACCGGAAAGTAAAAAAATTGATGTCTGGGGCTTATGATTTGTATTTTAATCAGCAGTCCGAGAATGGTAAATTTTATCTGTTTACCCGACAAAGCTATACAGAATTCCGGGAGCTTTGGTGGAGTAAGAATGATTTCACACGTCCCGTACGAATAACAAACACGAATCCTCAACAAGAGAATTATTTGTGGGGAAGTGTGCAATTGGTAGAGTGGACGAATTTTGAGGGAAAACCGAATCGGGGTTTGTTGTATTTGCCAGAGAATTATGATTTAACGAAACGTTATCCTGTCATTGTAAATTTCTACGAGACTCACACAGGAGATCTTCATACTTACCAACTTCCCTCGTTGAGTAGTGCGATGATTAATACGGTAACTTATGTGAGTAATGGATATGTGGTGTTTATGCCGGATGTACATTTTACTGTAGGTGCCCCAGGTGAAAGTTGTTATAATGCGGTGGTTAGTGGGACTCAAATGTTGATTGATCGTGGTATTGCAGATAAAGATCGCATTGGAGTACAAGGGCATAGCTGGTCTGGTTATCAGGTCGCTTATCTGGTGACACGAACCAATATGTTTAAATGTGCTAGTCCGGGAGCTGCCGTGTCTAATATGGTCTCAGCTTACACTGGTATCCGAACGGGAAGCGGTATGCCTCGAATGTTTATGTACGAGGAAACACAAAGCCGGATGGGGAAGACACTTTGGGATGACCCGGAGGCGTATATCAAGAATTCACCTATCTTTTATGCGGATAAGATTCAGACTCCGTTACTAATATTTCATTGTGATGGGGATGAGGCGGTGCCGTATTCCGAAGGGTTAAATCTTTTCTTGGCAATGAGACGGTTGCATAAACCTGCGTGGTTGTTGAATTACAAGGGAGACAGACATTTCCTTTATAATAAGGCGGCAGAGATTGACTGGACAATTCGTCTGCAACAATTTTTTGACTATTATTTGAAAGATACTCCGATGCCTCGTTGGATGAAAGAAGGAATTAATGTGAATGAGCGTGGGGTCGACCAAAAGTATGACTTTGTGAAATAA